A window of Metopolophium dirhodum isolate CAU chromosome 6, ASM1992520v1, whole genome shotgun sequence genomic DNA:
taatattatgataaaagtaaaagaataaaaaaataattgagcaattttaaaaattagccATCATCAGTCGGCAATgcgtggataataataataataatatataataggtaatctaCTCATCGCTGCGGAGAGTAATATGACCGCGACCGAGACGACGACGTTTCGAACGGATTCTGTTGCGACGGACGTCCTTCCATTGTCCGCCGGGCGCACTCATTGTGCATGCACATGGCGTCGTCATCGCGCCATCGTCGCCGCAATTATTAtcgccaaattaatttttcaaacgacgatagaataataataataataataaaaataataaaaaaaccccGAAAGAGAAAGtgtgatattttttgttttatccaaCGACGTCGCGTATTACGAAACTGTGGTCTGTCCACCCGCGGTTTCTGAACGGGACCAACGATCCGGATGTGTTGAACATTaccgctattataatattatacaggtacgtTCTTATGTGCTCgtgtgtatattgtattgtactatatatattactattattattatgcacgcaCGTCATCGCGTAGTCGCAgaaaaacaatgtaataatattactgtcgcGGTGAGGCGAAAGCAGCGTTTTTCGTCGCCCCAAacgtattattacaatattgtaatatatttgtttgaaaacagTTTGTTATCATCGCATTTAAAATCGTCAATAACGTATGACATTAAAATCAACGCGGTGTATGTGCGAAAAACACTTCGACTCGTGTTTCgttgtcaaaatatattataagcaattgtatgaaaaaaaattaactcaaaatgtgtaattttattGCGGGCCCATGACACTTACACACTTTATCGTGTATATCAGACGTCACTTAGTGGAGGTATTCCATCAGCTAAGCCGAAcactgtattttaaatttttttattcctcAAGAAGATAATGGGTTCTACTGAAAATGTTCGTGTGTGGGAATAAGTCGTATAAGTTCACAGTTTGAAATATAAACGCATTAAatagttaacaaaatattaaatactcacAATACGTTTtactaaaattactaaaacatcaatacaaaaaataaatatttttgtccatatatttgtgtataataagtatttgttattatgtataaaaccgtgtagttaaataatacatagagctaaaatactaaaatactaaaatactaaaattataaatcattattatttaaaccatcatctcataattattaatgtaataatagtaatgcaaTAATCCTATATATCCTGTTCTTGTAGAGTTGCCAAAGACGTGTAATATacggtcatatattattatatacatataatggtGTTCAAAAAGTTTGGAAACGGTCGTCATTAGACTAATTAGAACTTACTGATAAACGATAATATGAAATCATTAATGAGCTGATTAAatgatttaagtataaaaatatgcaaacagtataatattaaagggtttccaatttttttcgaacaccttgtataatactatatttgatCATATCCTTATCCGTTTCGACACTTTCGAGCCCGCGGACAACGGGGTGCTCATtgcaataatttacaaaaatattgtatgatatggACAGCATACCTACCGGAACCGGGCTCAACCCTCAGCGCCGTTGAGAATTCGTTTGCGGGATATCGCGTCGTCGCATTAAAGTCTCCGTCGCCGCCCCGAATTACTCGCGCCAAATTTAATGGCGTGCGTGTAATTGAAAATTAACGAGCCGAGTTTAATCTCCCGTCCGTCCAGTCACGTCCGTACGGTTAAGAATTAGAAAGTAAACACGGACGCACATCTCTTCgtacgcgcgcgcgcacacacacacacacacacacacacacacacacgtgcaaACACACATTCACATGcaagcacacacacatacattcaAACTTACTTAGACACGTCGGCAATAATGAGTGTGTGTGTTAATCTCATCCGTTTCCGTTTTGCCGAAACAATGTTCACACCGAATGCGCGCTATATCGAGTCCGTGAAAGCGCCGTCCGTTTGGGCTGAAGcctctataatattacatataggtacattggaaaggagtaggtacttatacgtTATATAGGTACGACTATATACGTTCGTTGGGCATGAAATATTCGCCGGTCGGTGGCCGTAAGGCGTAAGACTTGGCCGGGTGGTCACTGCAGGTCGGCATGCCGGGTGGCCGTCAGTTAAACCCGAGGtactcacataatattattataataaaatatttcggaTAGGTACCAGCGACACATTATGACTAGGTtaggttgtatattatactatacacgtGGTATATGGTCGTTGAGCCACCGATGGATTTAATAATGATACTGCGTTATAAAACCGTGTAACCACCAACCGTCCAGCATCCGAACGAATgcgaaaaaatatttgttttatttgattctCACGCAGTCATAATAGTTTAATGCGTATCTGCTTGGTCTAGTCGCCAAAATCGTTTGAATTATgaacaaggggggggggggggctaagtccTCCAAAAAtgtcctaatttttttttaagttatattcgATATTACTGTAGTATGGCTTTAGCCCTCCCAAATCTCGCTATTTGCGGCTATATGGTGTCTACACTTAACACCATTGCGTACTTACAATatcttatacctataggtattaaacctaattatatacatttcctCCAACGTAAAACCGTTTTCccagcataataataatgtatagtccTTGTGGgcctatatatatctatataaattatatatattattcatagttatattataacctcTACATTTACtatatgatgaataataaatataattcatcattaaacgtatgattttataataaacgatAGTTCACGAACAACTGccttaaaaacaaacatttcgaGATTTGTTTGTTTACACAGTGTTATACtactacctaaatattataggtacctatgtactaCCTACAGTGCGAACACGGGTtgaatcgtatatattattgactTGTATTTTCTCACGTACCTACCTGTTGAATCTCATTGGTCGAATTATTgtctaagttattatttttccgtcataaagaagaaaaacaaaacaatacatCGTAATACACTATAGCACCCTActctatctatatataatgcTAGAGctacgaacatattattattatgttgttgtatTGCGCGCTTTTGTAAATCAcgtgttatttaattttgttcgcAAGTAACTGTGTGCCATTATAATGTATTCGCGAcaatttaatagcaataataaaacataatttaacatattattataatattatctgtatgtAGTATGGACTGCACCGTCGTGTGAGGGATCGACGAAACGATTTTGACCTTGCAAGGGGTGCGGcggaataaatatttacatccTACTGACCCATATTCATAGGCGTGCACGCGGTTCATTGATCTTGATCTTGGAGAACAGGTCCTTTTTACACGAACATTGAAAGTAATTCGATACATATATTTACACACACtcatcatataggtatatatctgATTTAAACCGGTTCTAATCGAAACCTTCGGATCGGTGTTTCTTTCTATTTTCAACATGTGTATATTTTCTCCCATGGGCCattgtttctattttattttttattattaaatattaatttatcccagcgcaagactataataataatattatagccgatATGATGGCAAGTGTGGCGACGAATATTCTGCGCTGTACACACGTTCGCGtcgaccaattattattattattattgttaatgtgattacttatatattattattagtcattatCATCGTTGACCCGCCCAATTGACAACAATTGTTTGAATATGCCTAATGACGGacggaaggggggggggggggaatagtCGGGATGAGAACCTCGGGCGCCGCGCGTTTCGGTCACGATTTTGTGTACGCGTGCGTCCATTAACAAATTTAACGGattgcaaaaaaaatgtatttccgtgcatattttaaaaattctcgGATCATGTTACTCGGAAGATATTCATACCTATTATGTTAAATACCCTgcagtttttgttttatacgaaGTGCCTTATCCGCACAGCCACATCATACACTTATGTTTTGTTGTTTCGTGAGTCCAATTATTAAAGAAGAGAGGTGGTTGCTTAACACTACGTCCTGAAAATTTCGCCGTTCTAGTATTGGTATAACGGTCCGAAGCCTCCTCGAAATCCATATATCGTtgccaacatttatttttagtactgCCATTTCAGCCATGTGAAATCCTCGGCTATAGGGTCGCAGTGgctaacagttttttttttgatcagtGCTCAATATCGTTCGGGCGGTGAGTCTTAGCGGATCTGTCGTGCGTACGTCAGTGACATGATGATATCCAATTTATGTGCAGTGCGACGAACGCCGTCGCTGCTGCGAAAAAACATCGAAATAAGAaacgaaaacaatttatttgtagaacGGCCTCCATAATATAATGACTCGGCTACAATATCATTATAAGGGAGGACGCGGCTCTAACGCACatttgtaataatacattttattatacacgcggtctctctctctctaattGGCGTTCCGAAgacgtaaaatatttgaaagtgCAATTGCAACGGACGCACAACTATaatacgctatatatatatatatatatatacacacacacaacaaGAGGTATATTATAGGCAGGCAGgacgtatatatatatccacCCATCCGCCCGCCCACCCACATCCCGAAGACAGTGAAAGCGCCTTACTTTCCCGGGCCCGGTCGACTCGAGCGCCTCTAGCGGCCCGCGTGTTccagatacatattatatattattttacgttttcCAAACACGCCGTTTCGCCCCGCCTCCGGCGCGTCCGATTCCGATCGTTCCGGATGCCGCGCGCAGACGACCTTCACCCCGAAAACGTTTGAGATCCGGTCTccgaatattattgtaaatcgtAATATTGCAGTACATTATAATcgtataagatatattattattatatataatattgtatttatatcacctatataataatattacacatttatacgCACGCGGGGTCGAGACTGATTGAGACGCGGCCCCGTTTGGATGCAATAAGGAtcgtagtataatattaggcacctatacctattaaaatttcatcgtttttttttttttaacattcgatttaatatttgtttacagaTCGTTCCGTCGGGTTCACTATGAAGAGATGCCTGAGGCACCAAGTGTACATCGTGTTCCTCGGAGCTCTGTTGTTCTTACacgtgagtataataatattgttgttatattatggaATATCAATTTgcttttgtattttatagacCCCCTCGAGTTCACCTATAATACGACTATGgtgttcgatataatattatataataatttgacgaTTCCGCATCGACGTCCGTGTTTCATTAATGACAATATTagcagcatattattattattattattatggtttccAATATAAATGTTCACGACAtgcaacattaataattaataatttctaattacgatattaggtacctacgttacgaacaatttaaaaacaaacacataCGTTCAAAAATTGCGtgcaatgaatattatttattttttttatgtttgtttttacaaCGTAGAGCTGCTTAACGTTGCATATAGGTAGTTACTCCATGTAAATTAACTGTATCGagaaaataaacgaaaaagttttttatgttatataataataaattatattatggagtaattttaaatttacatacgaaaacatttgtttttcttaCTCGGGTTAAACTGTTCGCTAAAAAAATCTCAAactcacttttaaatttttatcttgtaataatatgaatatcgtaagaaaaaatatatattacagtaatatggtaataatatgtacctattataagtgGATACTctaatactttatagtttaatcGATTCACGAGATCACGctatatatgcattattaattattatcggtATAATGCATTGCTATACATTCAAATCGACGTCTATCGGTCGGCGCGCTAATcttccttataatataataataattagcattTATTACCGCGAAACACGAAACGCGCGTTTTCATCtcaatattatgttacctataaAATACACACAAATACGTACAAGGAatagtttatactattattgttataagcatttataacaCACTGTCGTACAGGTCATATCGGATTTACAGTACCTTAGTATTGGGCGAGGCTGCACAgtaccaaataccaataattGCCAACGATAGGCGCTCACTGCTGACCtgcaacagtaatattatatcgagGTGCAGCACGCGCTATTATTtatgcgaaaaaaaaatcaaattttgttcGTTAAgaaaacaatatgatataatgtacgaaattatattaaaatattccagGACCCGACGAtcccctaaaaataaaaaattgtctgatgtattataatacattacggccgataaaatataatagtgttCACTATCCGAGTACCTTATAACGTGGTCTCTGTAGCGTATCTACGATTTCTTAAGGGTGTATCACcgaaatatatacatatcatagcactatgtataaattaaaatttagttaaGTTCATACAGACAATCGTGGCACGCGGTGttcgatatttttcctctacaaggaaaatctatATGCATGAtcgatatgtttttattaatattatgtgtgaccGCGTGACGGCGGAAACCTCGCGAAAAAcgtaatgacaatattattacaatagattaataattacaatcgtTTGGCCTACAGAGCACCAGCGGCGATGGTAGCCTGGGGCCGGAGAACAACAACGCGGCGGCGCTACCGCTCGAACACAGATCCGGTGGCGGTTACGATGTCGGACTGCCACTGCCGTCCGGCGGTCCGCTACAGGGGCCGCATGACGACACGTGGCCGCTGCAGGCCGTGCCGGACGCCGTCAAGATCAAACACCTGCAGGTGCAGTGCGAGAAGACGCACATGCGAGTGAACATCGAATTCGACAGGCCGTTCTACGGAGTGATTTTCTCTAAAGGTGCGTATTTAACGGCGATAACACTATTGTTGTGTTTTGCGCAAACCCGTTTGCTCGAATTTCAACAATTTACAGTCGACGGCCGCGGTTGCAAGGGTGTCGCAAGTGAAATTTGAGTTGGTTGTTGTTGTCGGGGGGGAGGGAGCTTACGAAAGATTATTTGGGACGTACAGTCcggaaatttttttcaaatcgacATTTCCCATTATGgtgctataattatattatctattacgGGCAGgtctattcaaattattttaaacgaggcccaataatattattataaattattatattagcaaTGCCGATGGAGTATGGGCTGGAGCAGAGGACGTATTATTCGTTTCACAAGCACGcgattcgtataatatatacctacgtcttattataatataattccgtCAGTAAATTGCATAATACCAATAatgatcattaaaaaaatttaatacgttTTCCGGGTGCACGACgaatttagaaaacaattttcACCGCAGTTGGAATTTTATTGACGGGACAAAATATCGCCGTTATAATTTTGGGTATAGGTTATACGTTTATAGGTCTATAGATCCACAACGAGACATATCCGTCTTCTCATACTACATTACTCCACCTGTCATGTCTGAATAATTTTATAccgtacataacaatattttcaataattaatagaaatattatagatattcaatttttaaaatacgaaCACCATAAactctataattgtattaaaaatcacgaaaacgacaattattattattttacttaaagtcCGGGTTaaagtctaaaaatattatgattttctaaAAAGAGAACCTAAGACTACCTAAAaccacaatttttataaatgaaaagtAAAAAGTCGTTGATGAGCGAAACACtaggtattgtaataataataatgtattatattccgTGACGGACGGAtgctatattatggtatatgcTATAATGGCATAGCATcgcagaaaatataatattatcattaacgGCGTAAGCCTAGGCGCGGCGGCCCTACTGCAACATTTAACACAATAACCGCAATCACTCGATAGTATaacattgtttaatatattttatattagacgAATGGCCGTTAAAAACTATGCGACGaaacgaaaaaaacaaataaataaaatggtaCACAAGTACGCAACTTAcctactatgataatataataatataatagtttttcatatttttgttacGCGGCAaccgccgctgccgccgccgccgtacaCGTCATATCTCGCTTGACCCGTATTTAGAGCCCCTATACACATCTAAGCACACCGCTGACCCACTAAATGCCCGCGTAtgcgtatttttaattaatatttatgaaacttCTCGCGGAGCCATTCTCTATCGCATACACACGcgtactattttattattgtatatatacgctGAAAGTCGCATACTGCcgttgtagtagtagtagtagtagtagtaatgattgtcggtattttatttttatatataattttttttcgtcgtTGTTTTTACTCTAATTGACCGCTGCAGCTCGTAAATCGTAATTATCGGTCCGTGTATTATACTATGTGcaccgtattattataatatattacgcttTTCCAAAGCGGTTtcgtacaatttattaatggtAACTTATACGCGCACGGCGATGGGAGACTTCCCGCGGTGCCCAGCTATTTGACAAAAAAGAAATCGTTTACTCCACATCTCACACGTACGCCGCGTATATCATACGTAAAAcgtacgtacataataatattaattgtgtacACCAAACATAATGCAATAAGTGTACATTCAAATATGCCGAGCCTTGACGTAAAAACCGCGAAAACTATGGAGTTTTATATCATACGAAAATGCGTTACtcgttgtaatattgtaatggcACGAGACAGCGCGGCGGCCGATTTCCGTCACTACTCCGTGAAATCTATTTTCGAAATCGGACGAATTTTGGTACGACCGCAGTGTCATAATATCCAATGGCGTCTTTTTCCTAATAGATTTTTAGCATTACCACATTCTACTTCCTCAAGACTGAACCTAAATGTtctattaaatacctaaattcGGAcacgatgatataatatgaggggggggggggagcgaaacaatataaaaaaaaccttggaCCACGTTAAACGTATagagcataataataaaatgtatgtttcgtaaacttgcataatattatacatttgacaATAATTAGTACACGCCTTATAACCTTTGCAGCAGACaccgacgataataataacaataataatatctaccaataaaataaataagacatCAACTAAATAAACGTAACATTTTCGCAGGTTACTACAGCGATCCTCACTGCGTGCACGTGAAACCCGGCACCGGTCACCTGAGCGCCACTTTCGAGATACTGTTGAACAGCTGCGGCATGACGTCGTCAGGCGGTGccggtggcggcggtggcggcggggCCGTTTCCGGTTACGGGCAGACGCCCAGCGGCAGTTACGTGGAGAACACCATCATCATCCAGTACGACCCTTACGTGCAGGAGGTTTGGGATCAGGCGCGCAAGTTGCGGTGCACGTGGTACGACTTCTACGAGAAGGCGGTCACGTTCCAGCCGTTCCAGGTGGACATGCTGCACGCGGTCACCGCCAACTTCCTCGGCGACAACCTGCAGTGCTGGATGCAGATCCAGGTGGGCAAGGGACCGTGGGCGTCCGAGGTGTCGGGCATCGTGAAGATCGGGCAGACCATGACCATGGTTCTGGCCATCAAGGACGAGGAGAACAAGTTCGACATGCTGGTGCGCAACTGCGTGGCGCACGACGGCAAGCGAACGCCCATACAGCTGGTCGACCACAACGGTTGTGTCATCAGGCCGAAGATCATGTACAAGTTCCAGAAGATCAAGAACTTCGGGCCGTCCGCGTCCGTCGTGTCGTTCACGTACTTCCAGGCGTTCAAGTTCCCCGACTCGATGAACGTGCACTTCCAGTGCGTCATCCAAGTGTGCCGGTACCACTGCCCCGAGCCCAAGTGCCCCGGCGACTACGCACTGCCTCAGCACGCGGCTGATGCCACCGGCGGTGACTACGCGTCCGCCGGCCTCAACTCTGTGCACCCCAACGAGTAcggaccaccaccaccaccgcaaTTGGCCGATTACCCCGCGTATCCGGACCCCAGACACCCGTCCGGGCCTGCCGGCGCGTACTCCGAACTCAAACCGGAAATAGTGTTGCCGAACGCGGCGCCGCCGTCAGCCAGCAGCCCGAAACCGTCGCAGTCGGACGCAGCGGCCGCGGCCGGTGACGACCACAATGACGGCAACGACGCCGACGATGACGGTCTGAACCTTCCACCACCACCATTGCCCGGCCACGGTGCGTCGTACGCCACCGTCAAGCGACAGGGCACCGTCGGCGGTGACgagcaacagcaacaacagcaCATGAACCTGGTGTCGTTGGGTGGCCGTCCGCGGTCCGTCGACATGGACGGCGCCGCCAAGCCGCACAGACACCACCGTCGGTCCACCGGCGACCCCGAGTTGGACGTCAACACCAGCCGCGTCATACAGGTGGTCGCGCCCGGCGACGTCAATTTCGCGTTGAACGTGCCCAACAGCGGCAACGGCACCAACGGCAACGGCGGTAACGGCGACACGGTCGTCATGTCCACCCGGTCCGGCCACTCGGCGGACAGCGTGTGCATCAGCGTCCCGTCGTTCGTCGCCGGTCTGGCCATGCTCCTGTCCGTGTTGGTGGTCGCCTGCCTGGTAGTCACGTTCCTGTTCTTGCGGGTCCGTTCCATGAACAGCGCGAAGGCCATGTCGTGCGGTGCACCGCCGTCCGCACAGGGACCGTACATGCACGGCGCGGCGTTCGAAGCCGCCGAGTTCGTCAAGATGGCCAGCTCGTAGGGCCCTCCGGCCACGCTGCGGGCCACCCGTGTCATCAGCTTAAACAATCATTTTCCGACAACCCCAACCCCAACCCCAACGACCCCAACCCACACAAACACCCCTCAAcgttaaaaccataataatatgtaatcataaaatataggcaGGTCGCATACCATCTGACGAAACcaattctgattttttattcGATAAAAACGCGAGAGCACCGCGATTTTGTggcgca
This region includes:
- the LOC132946400 gene encoding cuticlin-4-like, with the translated sequence MVVKLDRSVGFTMKRCLRHQVYIVFLGALLFLHSTSGDGSLGPENNNAAALPLEHRSGGGYDVGLPLPSGGPLQGPHDDTWPLQAVPDAVKIKHLQVQCEKTHMRVNIEFDRPFYGVIFSKGYYSDPHCVHVKPGTGHLSATFEILLNSCGMTSSGGAGGGGGGGAVSGYGQTPSGSYVENTIIIQYDPYVQEVWDQARKLRCTWYDFYEKAVTFQPFQVDMLHAVTANFLGDNLQCWMQIQVGKGPWASEVSGIVKIGQTMTMVLAIKDEENKFDMLVRNCVAHDGKRTPIQLVDHNGCVIRPKIMYKFQKIKNFGPSASVVSFTYFQAFKFPDSMNVHFQCVIQVCRYHCPEPKCPGDYALPQHAADATGGDYASAGLNSVHPNEYGPPPPPQLADYPAYPDPRHPSGPAGAYSELKPEIVLPNAAPPSASSPKPSQSDAAAAAGDDHNDGNDADDDGLNLPPPPLPGHGASYATVKRQGTVGGDEQQQQQHMNLVSLGGRPRSVDMDGAAKPHRHHRRSTGDPELDVNTSRVIQVVAPGDVNFALNVPNSGNGTNGNGGNGDTVVMSTRSGHSADSVCISVPSFVAGLAMLLSVLVVACLVVTFLFLRVRSMNSAKAMSCGAPPSAQGPYMHGAAFEAAEFVKMASS